Proteins co-encoded in one Brassica oleracea var. oleracea cultivar TO1000 chromosome C4, BOL, whole genome shotgun sequence genomic window:
- the LOC106338372 gene encoding uncharacterized protein LOC106338372, producing the protein MDVELGRKVDSVDESPLLEIKEHLDSPHLAFEGQNQFGVYQIDDVTLSELEQQINFVDSQTLENKYPSPDSFTQNYDATVGSRRGRAKFRLNQAFTGNSKLATDLNGKIDLIFSELTRKFDTLSEHIKRLDSWVAENAIAIKRETGRLPGRADANPKRQVNVVLLRSGKRLIPSTIEINNTEKHVVVEEAGENRSRPIILDDPNTESEIPREKERPNTEKEAIDLEEEEGELGEDVEIDRQERTNNVYRLSTPVEPTIERVYRTLPPFPPNKTQTKRELDKAICKKAFDKIILEMPLSDAIKVSPSIKKYAKDMVSNSFPAAERSVMMVSEEVSAIIQGEIPIKRPDQGSFVLNCNIRNKKLSRSLCDLGSSVNLMPHSVATALGYDKFKPTNITLVLADRSIRLPEGVLDDVPIRINGCRVPTDFVALKYQNEPKDPLILGRPFLATAGAIYCVKEGRICLNIGSIPMTFNMDNLIR; encoded by the coding sequence ATGGACGTAGAGTTAGGAAGGAAAGTTGACTCAGTTGATGAGTCACCTTTACTCGAAATTAAAGAACATCTAGACTCACCCCATCTTGCTTTTGAAGGACAGAACCAATTTGGAGTTTACCAAATTGATGATGTTACCCTATCTGAGCTAGAACAGCAAATAAATTTTGTAGATAGCCAAACCTTGGAAAATAAGTATCCTAGCCCTGATAGCTTTACCCAAAATTATGATGCTACTGTTGGATCACGCCGAGGCAGAGCGAAATTTAGGCTAAACCAAGCTTTCACGGGAAATAGCAAATTGGCCACTGACCTGAACGGAAAGATAGACTTAATCTTTAGTGAGCTGACGAGGAAGTTCGACACTTTGAGTGAACACATTAAGAGACTGGACAGTTGGGTCGCGGAAAACGCAATCGCCATCAAAAGAGAGACAGGACGTCTCCCTGGGCGGGCTGACGCGAACCCAAAACGTCAAGTTAATGTCGTGTTATTGAGAAGCGGAAAACGCCTCATTCCGAGCACAATAGAAATCAACAACACAGAGAAACATGTTGTAGTTGAGGAAGCCGGTGAAAATAGGTCGCGCCCTATAATCCTCGATGATCCCAACACCGAGTCAGAAATACCTCGAGAGAAAGAGCGACCCAACACTGAGAAAGAGGCCATCGACCTTGAGGAGGAAGAGGGAGAATTGGGAGAAGATGTCGAAATCGATCGACAAGAAAGAACGAACAATGTCTATCGACTCTCGACTCCTGTTGAACCCACTATAGAAAGAGTGTATAGGACTCTACCACCCTTCCCTCCTAACAAAACTCAGACTAAGCGAGAGCTAGATAAAGCGATCTGCAAGAAAGCATTCGATAAGATCATTTTGGAAATGCCATTGAGTGATGCAATAAAAGTTTCACCTTCAATAAAAAAATATGCAAAAGATATGGTATCCAACAGTTTTCCAGCCGCTGAGCGCAGCGTCATGATGGTTTCAGAGGAAGTAAGTGCAATAATCCAAGGCGAGATCCCAATCAAGAGACCCGATCAGGGCAGTTTTGTTTTGAATTGCAATATACGGAACAAAAAATTATCTCGATCCCTTTGTGACCTAGGTTCCAGCGTGAACCTCATGCCACATTCTGTCGCAACAGCCTTAGGATACGACAAGTTCAAACCTACCAACATAACTTTGGTTCTGGCCGATAGATCCATTAGATTACCTGAGGGAGTGCTTGACGACGTGCCAATAAGAATTAACGGCTGTCGCGTTCCAACAGATTTCGTGGCACTGAAATACCAGAATGAACCAAAGGACCCCCTTATTTTGGGTAGACCATTCCTAGCTACTGCAGGTGCGATCTACTGTGTCAAAGAGGGTAGGATATGTCTAAACATTGGAAGCATTCCGATGACTTTCAACATGGATAACCTGATAAGATGA
- the LOC106340162 gene encoding uncharacterized protein LOC106340162: MKSFAKKRTKKEERRRFMRFDLLEPSRLRKMRQDYSYTQPSSSEDSSLDITSLLQAEADIYADEAQSMHNIPEPYHYPRQPEANDGIPETCYCGADPVVAASYTSKDPGRRYFTCENADDGDCHIWKWWDVAVMEEMSDFQRQLREVKSQHNESEQKLVKVEETVSELSKKISGIKEMFLLAVCVLLSLFIVIFMVFMLGGKATEVEKARV; the protein is encoded by the exons ATGAAATCATTCGCGAAGAAGAGAACAAAAAAAGAGGAAAGGCGACGGTTTATGCGATTCGATCTCCTCGAGCCATCAAG GTTAAGGAAAATGAGACAAGACTACAGCTACACCCAGCCTTCTTCATCTGAGGACTCCTCCCTCGATATAACTTCTCTTCTTCAAGCAGAAGCTGATATCTACGCGGATGAAGCGCAGAGCATGCATAACATCCCCGAGCCGTATCACTACCCTCGACAACCCGAAGCTAACGATGGAATCCCGGAGACTTGCTACTGTGGTGCTGACCCTGTTGTTGCTGCATCGTACACAAGCAAAGACCCAGGCCGAAGGTATTTCACGTGTGAGAACGCCGATGATGGAGACTGCCACATCTGGAAATGGTGGGATGTAGCCGTAATGGAAGAGATGTCTGACTTTCAGAGACAACTTAGGGAGGTTAAGTCTCAACATAACGAGAGTGAGCAGAAGCTGGTTAAGGTAGAGGAGACGGTGTCAGAGTTATCTAAGAAGATCTCAGGGATTAAAGAGATGTTCCTATTGGCTGTTTGTGTCCTGCTGAGTTTGTTCATCGTAATCTTTATGGTGTTCATGTTGGGTG GAAAAGCTACGGAGGTTGAAAAGGCGAGGGTCTGA
- the LOC106338374 gene encoding uncharacterized protein LOC106338374: MSTTLSNLHGNLTQEQEEEEDDLVILPNVDNSELIAQFKLSLVGRIFNTERRSVKALISLLPRPNIWDVEGRVRGLDLGNHRFQFDFESEADLVKVLNKRPCHFNKWAFALERWIPHVGDTFPNTMTFWISVSGIPTHFWMDPIFDSLGGRLGNVGLIDARAAKVQVEINMDRPLRFALRAQLPTGEIVPVKLVYSNLHRYCRHCRHVSHEVESCPQLSEAERTEKSSRLEEDRDLPNFNRIDAQRKGETSKRPLPQQFKDRRSGEDTHRDTRDSVWKRIDSRYDPRVDPRPSSKYDHRHDSKHVDRQRDPPIRDSYNKRRYDESFLSSKQREASRRERDKGKDREISPSKIDTRDLAKEFTREPLAVAAPPPAISASAHSHDEDKVSDEGSSARKSLNFEAPSNPPSVNLPITLAQETSIKETRKSWYELTLEEEGSMTEEAMNSKAPPLISNNSTLPLTERILEEEDWLDDGNDFGDVDGNEFEEEDIDLMEEDDLLGEELWIENEKHLQIDDSGIVRAEGGTNLDITDGSGSGSGKVVDSTVDSEEKTPTKGASFSSDHVSGSSASVKKKRGSRSPSTFGVSLRQRNLKAGLGSPKFLSAGSGPNGSKAKQSGPSPSTNQRKARDAASLKNTNSKVASGRPPKVP, from the exons ATGTCTACAACGCTCTCAAATCTTCATGGTAACTTAACACAAGAACAGGAAGAAGAAGAGGATGACCTTGTCATCTTACCAAACGTCGATAACTCCGAGCTGATTGCTCAATTCAAACTCAGTCTGGTAGGAAGAATCTTCAATACTGAACGCCGCAGCGTCAAGGCTCTCATCTCTCTACTCCCTCGACCTAACATTTGGGATGTGGAGGGAAGGGTTAGAGGACTGGATCTAGGAAACCACAGATTTCAGTTTGATTTTGAATCAGAGGCTGACCTCGTTAAAGTCTTAAACAAGAGGCCATGCCATTTCAACAAATGGGCCTTTGCTTTGGAACGGTGGATTCCTCATGTCGGTGACACCTTTCCTAATACCATGACTTTCTGGATCAGTGTCAGCGGCATCCCAACACACTTCTGGATGGATCCTATTTTCGATTCCCTGGGCGGAAGGCTTGGCAATGTGGGGCTTATTGATGCTAGAGCCGCTAAAGTTCAAGTTGAAATAAACATGGATCGTCCTCTAAGATTTGCTCTCCGAGCCCAGCTGCCCACGGGTGAGATCGTCCCGGTAAAGCTTGTTTACTCTAACCTCCATCGCTACTGTAGGCACTGTCGCCATGTTTCTCATGAGGTGGAGTCTTGCCCACAACTCTCTGAAGCTGAAAGAACAGAGAAAAGCTCAAGATTGGAGGAAGATAGGGACCTTCCAAATTTTAACAGAATTGATGCTCAAAGAAAGGGAGAGACCTCGAAGCGACCCTTACCTCAACAGTTCAAAGACAGACGCAGTGGGGAGGACACTCACAGGGACACCCGAGATAGCGTTTGGAAACGCATTGACTCTCGGTATGATCCACGAGTTGACCCTCGCCCATCCTCCAAATATGATCACCGACATGATAGCAAACATGTTGATCGTCAAAGGGATCCTCCTATCCGTGACTCCTATAATAAACGAAGATATGATGAGTCTTTTCTCTCAAGTAAACAAAGAGAGGCATCACGCAGGGAGAGAGACAAAGGAAAGGACAGAGAAATCTCACCTAGCAAGATCGACACTCGGGATTTGGCAAAGGAATTTACTCGTGAACCCCTTGCTGTTGCAGCTCCCCCCCCAGCGATCAGTGCCAGTGCCCATTCCCACG ATGAAGATAAGGTTTCAGACGAGGGAAGCTCTGCTAGGAAAAGCTTAAACTTTGAAGCTCCTTCAAACCCACCTTCTGTCAATCTACCTATCACACTGGCCCAAGAGACATCAATCAAGGAAACTCGTAAAAGCTGGTATGAATTGACACTAGAAGAGGAGGGTTCTATGACTGAAGAAGCGATGAACTCAAAAGCCCCCCCACTGATTTCAAACAATAGTACATTACCACTAACTGAGAGAATCCTGGAAGAAGAAGACTGGTTGGATGATGGGAATGACTTTGGGGATGTAGATGGCAACGAATTTGAAGAAGAAGATATTGATTTGATGGAGGAGGATGACCTACTTGGTGAGGAGCTATGGATTGAGAACGAGAAGCATCTCCAAATTGATGATTCTGGAATCGTAAGGGCTGAAGGAGGAACAAATCTAGATATCACAGACGGCTCTGGCTCTGGATCGGGCAAGGTGGTTGATTCCACTGTCGACTCTGAGGAAAAAACACCTACGAAAGGGGCCAGTTTTTCATCAGATCATGTCTCAGGTTCATCGGCGTCTGTGAAGAAAAAGAGAGGGTCGCGTAGTCCGTCGACCTTTGGAGTTTCGCTAAGACAGCGCAATCTCAAAGCTGGGCTTGGATCTCCAAAGTTCCTCTCAGCAGGCTCTGGGCCAAATGGATCAAAAGCAAAACAATCAGGCCCATCTCCCTCAACTAATCAGAGAAAAGCCCGAGACGCAGCATCGCTCAAGAACACTAACTCTAAAGTGGCAAGTGGAAGGCCACCGAAAGTCCCGTGA
- the LOC106342313 gene encoding MLO-like protein 6 isoform X1 — translation MADKVDERTLQQTSTWAVAVVCFFLLLISIVIEKLIHKLGTCFKRKNKKALYEALEKVKAELMLMGFISLLLTIGQNYISQICISESIAASMRPCSKSEELKEYPPKNKDTGNDEGDEENSGRKLLELVESFIPRRSLATKGYDKCAEKGKVAFVSSYGMHQLHIFIFVLAVCHVIYCIVTYALGKIKVMRRWKRWEEETKTIEYQYSHDPERFRFARDTSFGRRHLNFWSKSTITLWIACFFRQFFGSVTRVDYLTLRHGFIMAHLAPGSDARFDFRKYIQRSLEEDFKTIVEISPVIWFIAVLFLLTTTHGLNSYLWQPFIPLVVILIVGTKLQVIITKLGLLIQEKGEIVKGMPLVQPGDHLFWFGRPRFILFLVHLVLFTNAFQLAFFAWSTYEFGIKNCFHKSTVDVVIRISIGLIVQFLCSYVTLPLYALVTQMGSKMKPTVFNERVAVALKSWHHTAKKQIKHGRTSESTTPFSSRPATPTHDSSPIHLLRNVHKRSRSADESFANSLSPRRNSDFDTWDVESQQEPSSSSIKYHSRFREEDSEKKKPSAVELPAGPGIIRTQHEISTISLRDFSFKR, via the exons ATGGCTGATAAGGTTGATGAAAGAACGCTACAGCAGACTTCCACGTGGGCGGTCGCCGTGGTTTGCTTCTTCTTGCTTCTAATTTCAATTGTCATTGAGAAACTGATTCACAAATTAGGAACC TGTTTTAAAAGGAAGAATAAAAAAGCTCTGTATGAAGCTCTTGAAAAGGTCAAAGCAG AGCTTATGCTGATGGGATTCATATCACTGCTGCTAACAATTGGACAAAACTATATATCACAAATTTGCATCTCCGAGAGCATCGCAGCATCAATGCGCCCTTGCAGTAAATCCGAAGAGTTGAAAGAGTATCCACCTAAGAACAAAGATACGGGAAATGACGAAGGAGATGAAGAAAACTCTGGTCGAAAGCTTCTCGAACTAGTCGAATCTTTCATTCCTCGGAGGAGTTTGGCTACCAAAGGCTATGACAAATGTGCAGAGAAG GGAAAAGTGGCTTTTGTATCGTCCTACGGTATGCATCAGCTGCATATATTCATCTTTGTTTTGGCCGTTTGTCATGTGATCTACTGTATTGTTACTTATGCTTTGGGAAAGATCAAGGTA ATGAGAAGGTGGAAGAGGTGGGAAGAGGAGACAAAGACAATCGAATATCAGTATTCACATG ATCCTGAGAGGTTTAGGTTTGCGAGGGATACATCTTTCGGGCGTAGACATCTGAACTTCTGGAGCAAATCGACTATTACGCTTTGGATTGCATGTTTCTTCAGACAGTTCTTTGGGTCTGTTACCAGAGTTGATTACTTAACATTGAGACATGGTTTCATCATG GCACATTTGGCTCCTGGGAGTGACGCGAGGTTCGATTTCCGGAAGTACATTCAAAGATCATTAGAGGAAGACTTCAAAACCATCGTCGAAATCAG CCCTGTGATCTGGTTTATCGCTGTGCTATTCCTCCTCACAACCACACACG GATTGAATTCTTACCTCTGGCAACCATTCATTCCCTTAGTT GTGATACTTATAGTTGGAACAAAACTTCAAGTGATAATAACAAAACTAGGACTTCTAATCCAAGAGAAAGGAGAGATAGTGAAAGGCATGCCGCTTGTTCAGCCCGGTGATCATCTTTTCTGGTTCGGTCGTCCACGTTTCATTCTCTTCCTCGTTCACTTAGTCCTTTTCACG AATGCGTTTCAACTAGCGTTCTTTGCGTGGAGTACG TATGAGTTTGGGATTAAGAACTGTTTCCACAAAAGTACTGTAGATGTGGTCATCAGAATTTCAATTGG ACTTATTGTACAGTTTCTTTGCAGCTACGTTACTCTTCCTCTTTACGCTCTTGTTACTCAG ATGGGTTCGAAGATGAAACCGACAGTGTTCAACGAGAGAGTAGCAGTAGCTTTAAAGAGTTGGCATCACACAGCTAAGAAGCAGATCAAACATGGAAGAACTTCAGAGTCAACGACGCCTTTCTCTAGCCGTCCAGCTACACCTACCCACGATTCTTCTCCGATTCATCTCCTCCGCAACGTCCACAAACGAAGCAGAAGCGCCGATGAAAGCTTCGCCAACTCGCTGTCTCCGAGGAGAAACTCTGACTTCGATACGTGGGATGTTGAGTCTCAACAAGAACCTTCTTCTTCTTCGATAAAGTATCATTCTAGGTTTAGGGAAGAAGACTCAGAGAAGAAGAAGCCTTCAGCTGTGGAGCTTCCTGCTGGACCTGGAATAATAAGAACTCAGCATGAGATTAGTACTATTAGCTTAAGGGATTTTTCATTTAAGCGATGA
- the LOC106342314 gene encoding chlorophyll a-b binding protein 8, chloroplastic, translating to MAAQALVSSSLTSSVQTARQIFGSKPAVSVRKTSFVVKAASTPPVKQGANRQLWFASSQSLSYLDGSLPGDFGFDPLGLSDPEGTGGFIEPRWLAYGEIINGRFAMLGAAGAIAPEILGKAGLIPADTALPWFQTGVIPPAGTYSYWADPYTLFVLEMALMGFAEHRRLQDWYNPGSMGKQYFLGLEKGFAGSGDPAYPGGPFFNPLGFGKDEKSMKELKLKEVKNGRLAMLAILGYFVQGLVTGVGPYQNLLDHLADPVNNNVLTSLKFH from the exons ATGGCAGCACAAGCACTTGTGTCATCTTCACTCACCTCCTCTGTTCAGACAGCTAGACAGATATTCGGCTCAAAACCAGCTGTGTCTGTGAGGAAGACTTCCTTTGTTGTTAAAGCTGCTTCAACTCCACCTGTCAAG CAAGGAGCAAACAGGCAATTGTGGTTTGCATCATCACAGAGTCTTTCTTACTTGGATGGCAG CTTACCTGGCGACTTTGGATTCGACCCGCTTGGTCTTTCAGACCCAGAGGGTACTGGAGGGTTCATCGAGCCAAGATGGTTAGCTTACGGAGAGATCATCAACGGGCGGTTCGCTATGTTGGGCGCAGCTGGAGCTATTGCACCTGAGATTCTAGGAAAGGCCGGTCTGATTCCAGCAGACACTGCTCTTCCCTGGTTTCAAACCGGTGTGATTCCACCTGCAGGAACATACAGCTACTGGGCAGACCCTTACACCCTCTTTGTCCTCGAGATGGCTTTGATGGGATTTGCTGAGCACAGGAGGTTGCAGGACTGGTACAACCCAGGCTCTATGGGTAAACAGTACTTCTTGGGTTTAGAGAAAGGTTTTGCCGGTTCAGGTGACCCGGCTTACCCCGGTGGACCTTTTTTCAACCCTCTTGGGTTTGGGAAAGACGAGAAGTCGATGAAGGAGTTGAAACTCAAGGAGGTCAAGAACGGTAGACTGGCAATGCTGGCCATCCTAGGCTACTTTGTGCAGGGACTAGTTACCGGTGTGGGGCCTTACCAAAACCTTCTTGATCATTTGGCTGATCCAGTCAACAACAATGTCTTGACCAGCCTCAAGTTCCACTGA
- the LOC106342313 gene encoding MLO-like protein 6 isoform X2 codes for MADKVDERTLQQTSTWAVAVVCFFLLLISIVIEKLIHKLGTCFKRKNKKALYEALEKVKAELMLMGFISLLLTIGQNYISQICISESIAASMRPCSKSEELKEYPPKNKDTGNDEGDEENSGRKLLELVESFIPRRSLATKGYDKCAEKGKVAFVSSYGMHQLHIFIFVLAVCHVIYCIVTYALGKIKMRRWKRWEEETKTIEYQYSHDPERFRFARDTSFGRRHLNFWSKSTITLWIACFFRQFFGSVTRVDYLTLRHGFIMAHLAPGSDARFDFRKYIQRSLEEDFKTIVEISPVIWFIAVLFLLTTTHGLNSYLWQPFIPLVVILIVGTKLQVIITKLGLLIQEKGEIVKGMPLVQPGDHLFWFGRPRFILFLVHLVLFTNAFQLAFFAWSTYEFGIKNCFHKSTVDVVIRISIGLIVQFLCSYVTLPLYALVTQMGSKMKPTVFNERVAVALKSWHHTAKKQIKHGRTSESTTPFSSRPATPTHDSSPIHLLRNVHKRSRSADESFANSLSPRRNSDFDTWDVESQQEPSSSSIKYHSRFREEDSEKKKPSAVELPAGPGIIRTQHEISTISLRDFSFKR; via the exons ATGGCTGATAAGGTTGATGAAAGAACGCTACAGCAGACTTCCACGTGGGCGGTCGCCGTGGTTTGCTTCTTCTTGCTTCTAATTTCAATTGTCATTGAGAAACTGATTCACAAATTAGGAACC TGTTTTAAAAGGAAGAATAAAAAAGCTCTGTATGAAGCTCTTGAAAAGGTCAAAGCAG AGCTTATGCTGATGGGATTCATATCACTGCTGCTAACAATTGGACAAAACTATATATCACAAATTTGCATCTCCGAGAGCATCGCAGCATCAATGCGCCCTTGCAGTAAATCCGAAGAGTTGAAAGAGTATCCACCTAAGAACAAAGATACGGGAAATGACGAAGGAGATGAAGAAAACTCTGGTCGAAAGCTTCTCGAACTAGTCGAATCTTTCATTCCTCGGAGGAGTTTGGCTACCAAAGGCTATGACAAATGTGCAGAGAAG GGAAAAGTGGCTTTTGTATCGTCCTACGGTATGCATCAGCTGCATATATTCATCTTTGTTTTGGCCGTTTGTCATGTGATCTACTGTATTGTTACTTATGCTTTGGGAAAGATCAAG ATGAGAAGGTGGAAGAGGTGGGAAGAGGAGACAAAGACAATCGAATATCAGTATTCACATG ATCCTGAGAGGTTTAGGTTTGCGAGGGATACATCTTTCGGGCGTAGACATCTGAACTTCTGGAGCAAATCGACTATTACGCTTTGGATTGCATGTTTCTTCAGACAGTTCTTTGGGTCTGTTACCAGAGTTGATTACTTAACATTGAGACATGGTTTCATCATG GCACATTTGGCTCCTGGGAGTGACGCGAGGTTCGATTTCCGGAAGTACATTCAAAGATCATTAGAGGAAGACTTCAAAACCATCGTCGAAATCAG CCCTGTGATCTGGTTTATCGCTGTGCTATTCCTCCTCACAACCACACACG GATTGAATTCTTACCTCTGGCAACCATTCATTCCCTTAGTT GTGATACTTATAGTTGGAACAAAACTTCAAGTGATAATAACAAAACTAGGACTTCTAATCCAAGAGAAAGGAGAGATAGTGAAAGGCATGCCGCTTGTTCAGCCCGGTGATCATCTTTTCTGGTTCGGTCGTCCACGTTTCATTCTCTTCCTCGTTCACTTAGTCCTTTTCACG AATGCGTTTCAACTAGCGTTCTTTGCGTGGAGTACG TATGAGTTTGGGATTAAGAACTGTTTCCACAAAAGTACTGTAGATGTGGTCATCAGAATTTCAATTGG ACTTATTGTACAGTTTCTTTGCAGCTACGTTACTCTTCCTCTTTACGCTCTTGTTACTCAG ATGGGTTCGAAGATGAAACCGACAGTGTTCAACGAGAGAGTAGCAGTAGCTTTAAAGAGTTGGCATCACACAGCTAAGAAGCAGATCAAACATGGAAGAACTTCAGAGTCAACGACGCCTTTCTCTAGCCGTCCAGCTACACCTACCCACGATTCTTCTCCGATTCATCTCCTCCGCAACGTCCACAAACGAAGCAGAAGCGCCGATGAAAGCTTCGCCAACTCGCTGTCTCCGAGGAGAAACTCTGACTTCGATACGTGGGATGTTGAGTCTCAACAAGAACCTTCTTCTTCTTCGATAAAGTATCATTCTAGGTTTAGGGAAGAAGACTCAGAGAAGAAGAAGCCTTCAGCTGTGGAGCTTCCTGCTGGACCTGGAATAATAAGAACTCAGCATGAGATTAGTACTATTAGCTTAAGGGATTTTTCATTTAAGCGATGA
- the LOC106337123 gene encoding 60S ribosomal protein L3-2: MSHRKFEHPRHGSLGFLPRKRANRQRGKVKAFPKDDPTKPCRLTSFLGYKAGMTHIVREVEKPGSKLHKKETCEAVTVIETPPMVVVGVVGYVKTPRGLRSLTTVWAQHLSEEVRRRFYKNWAKSKKKAFTKYSKKHETEEGKKDIQSQLDKMKKYCTVIRVLAHTQIRKMKGLKQKKAHLNEIQVNGGDVAKKVDYAYSLFEKQVPVDAIFQKDEMIDIIGVTKGKGYEGVVTRWGVTRLPRKTHRGLRKVACIGAWHPARVSYTVARAGQNGYHHRTEVNKKIYRLGKVGQETHTAMTEFDRTEKEITPMGGFPHYGIVKEDYLLIKGCCVGPKKRVVTLRQMLLKQTSRVALEEIKLKFIDTSSTGGHGRFQTAEEKAKFYGRVKA, encoded by the exons ATGTCTCACAGAAAGTTTGAGCATCCAAGACACGGTTCTTTGGGTTTCCTTCCAAGGAAAAGGGCTAACAGGCAGCGTGGCAAAG TGAAGGCCTTCCCCAAGGATGATCCTACAAAGCCTTGCAGACTCACTTCCTTCTTGGGGTATAAAGCTGGGATGACTCACATTGTCAGAGAAGTTGAAAAACCTGGATCAA AGCTCCACAAGAAGGAAACATGTGAAGCTGTGACTGTGATTGAGACACCTCCGATGGTGGTTGTTGGTGTTGTTGGGTACGTGAAGACACCCCGTGGTCTGCGATCTCTAACCACTGTCTGGGCTCAGCATTTGAGCGAAGAAGTGAGGAGGAGGTTCTACAAGAACTGGGCCAAGTCTAAGAAGAAGGCTTTCACCAAATACTCTAAGAAGCATGAAACCGAAGAAGGTAAAAAAGACATTCAAAGTCAATTGGACAAGATGAAGAAGTACTGCACTGTCATCAGAGTTCTTGCCCACACTCAGATAAGGAAGATGAAAGGACTCAAGCAGAAGAAGGCTCATCTGAATGAGATTCAGGTCAACGGTGGAGACGTAGCAAAGAAGGTTGACTATGCCTACAGTCTATTCGAGAAGCAAGTCCCTGTGGATGCTATCTTCCAGAAAGATGAAATGATTGATATCATCGGTGTCACTAAAGGGAAAGGTTATGAAGGTGTGGTTACAAGATGGGGTGTGACCCGTCTTCCAAGGAAGACTCATCGTGGACTCCGCAAGGTGGCTTGCATTGGAGCTTGGCACCCTGCTAGAGTCTCTTACACAGTGGCTAGAGCTGGGCAGAACGGGTACCACCACCGTACTGAGGTGAACAAGAAGATTTACAGGCTTGGTAAAGTTGGCCAAGAGACTCACACAGCCATGACCGAGTTCGACAGAACCGAGAAGGAGATCACACCGATGGGAGGGTTCCCGCACTATGGGATAGTGAAGGAAGATTATTTGTTGATCAAGGGATGTTGCGTGGGGCCGAAGAAACGTGTGGTGACTTTGAGACAGATGTTGTTGAAGCAGACTTCTAGGGTTGCATTGGAGGAGATAAAGCTCAAGTTCATTGACACGTCTTCTACTGGTGGACACGGTCGTTTCCAGACTGCTGAGGAGAAGGCCAAGTTCTATGGTAGAGTCAAGGCTTAG